In Actinobacillus indolicus, a single genomic region encodes these proteins:
- the rbsD gene encoding D-ribose pyranase — protein sequence MKKTTILNAQLSHVIGTMGHTDGLTICDAGLPIPVQQHCIDLALTRGVPDFLTTLKVVFSELFVEKIVLAEEIKTINPQIEQQLLDIIHQTQIEQQNTIEIVYIPHSEFKQQSNQAKAVVRTGECSPYANVILYSGVPF from the coding sequence ATGAAAAAAACAACAATCTTAAACGCTCAACTTTCTCATGTGATTGGTACAATGGGACATACTGATGGGCTTACAATTTGCGATGCAGGTTTACCCATTCCTGTTCAGCAGCATTGTATTGATTTGGCTTTAACCAGAGGTGTGCCAGATTTTCTTACCACATTAAAAGTCGTATTTAGTGAACTCTTTGTTGAAAAAATCGTATTAGCCGAAGAAATTAAAACGATTAATCCTCAAATTGAGCAACAGCTATTAGATATCATTCATCAAACACAAATCGAACAACAAAATACCATTGAAATTGTCTATATTCCACATAGTGAATTTAAGCAACAAAGTAACCAAGCCAAAGCTGTCGTCAGAACGGGAGAATGTAGCCCTTATGCTAATGTCATTCTTTATTCTGGCGTACCATTTTAG
- a CDS encoding substrate-binding domain-containing protein, with product MATMKDIARLAGVSLSTVSHVVNNSRFVSEEITLKVKKVIEELNYRPSLVARSLKIKETNTIGMIVTTSNNPFFAEVVRHVERYCERHHYHLILVNTDGNSQNLQQHLERLLLKQVDGLLLMCAEPQNFDLSAMTNLTLPMVVIDWWQQSLNADIIHENSELGGYLATKAFIDAGYHDIAIITGELSKPLAQNRLAGYKRVLLENNLQIRPEWIIESHFHYDGGVEAMTKLLALENRPRAVFAMSDSIAIGAYQVIQRAGLRIPQDIAIIGYDNIELAQYLYPPLSTIHQPKARLAKAAVEKLILRIHQPKTKIEMIKLTPELIIRESF from the coding sequence ATGGCAACCATGAAAGACATAGCTCGTCTTGCGGGCGTTTCACTTTCAACCGTTTCCCATGTGGTAAATAATTCCCGTTTTGTCAGTGAAGAAATTACCTTGAAAGTCAAAAAAGTGATTGAAGAGCTTAATTACCGACCTTCATTGGTGGCAAGAAGCTTAAAGATCAAGGAAACCAATACCATTGGTATGATTGTGACGACCAGTAACAATCCCTTTTTTGCCGAAGTGGTTCGCCATGTCGAACGTTATTGTGAACGCCATCATTACCATCTGATTTTAGTCAATACCGATGGCAACAGCCAAAATTTACAGCAACATCTAGAGAGATTGTTATTAAAACAAGTTGATGGTTTATTGCTGATGTGTGCAGAGCCACAAAATTTTGACTTAAGTGCGATGACAAATTTAACATTGCCTATGGTAGTGATTGACTGGTGGCAACAGTCGCTCAATGCCGATATTATTCACGAAAATTCAGAATTAGGCGGGTATCTTGCGACAAAAGCGTTCATCGATGCTGGTTATCATGATATAGCCATTATTACTGGTGAACTTTCAAAACCTTTGGCTCAAAATCGTTTAGCTGGCTACAAGCGGGTACTTTTAGAGAATAATTTGCAAATTCGCCCCGAATGGATTATTGAAAGCCATTTCCATTATGACGGTGGTGTCGAGGCGATGACTAAACTGTTGGCGCTGGAAAATCGTCCGCGCGCGGTTTTTGCTATGAGTGACAGCATTGCGATTGGTGCGTATCAAGTCATTCAACGTGCAGGATTACGCATTCCACAAGATATTGCAATCATCGGTTACGATAATATTGAACTGGCTCAATATCTTTACCCGCCACTTTCCACCATTCACCAACCCAAAGCTCGATTGGCAAAAGCCGCGGTTGAGAAATTAATTTTGCGTATCCACCAACCAAAAACCAAAATAGAAATGATCAAACTCACACCAGAATTGATTATTCGGGAATCCTTTTAA
- a CDS encoding class I SAM-dependent methyltransferase — MNIEIMEEQYHFQADWFSHNIPPLEIIFNEIKPKKILEIGSFEGRSTKFFIEMSAKYTDELEIHCIDSWEGGQEHVNKWDMSSVEQTFEHNINLVLSQVTNSVKVMKYKGYSHERMIELLAKGYSNYFDFIYVDGSHEAPDVLFDALLAHRLVKVGGVIAFDDYLWSPNEEMEDDHYLLVKPAVDHYVNTYKRKVHVVQKFPLYQLYVLKLSD; from the coding sequence ATGAACATTGAAATAATGGAAGAACAATATCATTTTCAAGCTGACTGGTTTAGCCATAATATACCCCCACTAGAAATTATTTTTAATGAGATTAAACCTAAGAAAATATTGGAAATAGGATCATTTGAGGGCCGTAGTACTAAGTTTTTTATTGAAATGTCGGCTAAATATACGGATGAACTTGAGATTCACTGTATTGACTCTTGGGAAGGAGGTCAAGAACATGTGAATAAATGGGATATGTCTTCTGTTGAGCAGACTTTTGAACATAATATCAATTTAGTTTTATCTCAAGTAACAAACTCTGTAAAAGTAATGAAATATAAAGGGTATTCTCATGAAAGAATGATAGAGTTACTTGCTAAAGGATACTCAAATTATTTTGATTTTATTTATGTAGATGGTTCTCACGAAGCGCCAGATGTTTTATTTGATGCTTTATTAGCTCATCGCTTGGTGAAAGTCGGTGGAGTAATCGCTTTCGATGATTATCTATGGTCACCAAATGAAGAAATGGAAGATGATCATTACCTTCTAGTTAAACCTGCAGTAGATCATTATGTAAATACATATAAAAGAAAAGTTCATGTTGTTCAGAAGTTTCCTTTATATCAATTATACGTATTGAAATTATCGGATTAA
- a CDS encoding F0F1 ATP synthase subunit epsilon, which produces MTSFELTVVSAERKIFEGQVTSVRVSGVDGELGVYAGHTPLLTAIKPGMVKFTLEDNKEEYIYVSGGFLEVQPTVVTVLADVAIRGEELDEQRILAAKRKAEETMSKTNEADLTAKLSREIAKLRVYELTKTKLANRR; this is translated from the coding sequence ATGACATCATTTGAACTCACAGTCGTTAGTGCAGAGCGTAAAATCTTTGAAGGTCAAGTAACGAGTGTTCGAGTTTCAGGGGTAGATGGGGAATTAGGTGTCTATGCAGGACACACCCCACTATTAACCGCCATTAAACCAGGTATGGTCAAATTCACTTTGGAAGATAACAAAGAAGAATATATCTATGTTTCAGGCGGATTCCTTGAAGTTCAACCAACCGTTGTGACAGTGCTTGCTGACGTTGCGATTCGTGGTGAAGAACTCGATGAACAGCGTATCCTTGCAGCAAAACGCAAAGCAGAAGAAACAATGAGTAAGACAAACGAAGCAGATTTAACTGCGAAATTGTCGAGAGAAATTGCGAAACTTCGTGTTTACGAACTCACCAAAACGAAATTAGCGAATAGACGTTAA
- the atpD gene encoding F0F1 ATP synthase subunit beta, translating into MATGKIVQIIGAVIDVEFPQDAVPKVYDALKVETGLTLEVQQQLGGGVVRCIALGTSDGLKRGLKVENTNKAIEVPVGTKTLGRIMNVLGEPIDEAGPIGEEERWTIHRAAPSYEDQANSTELLETGIKVIDLIAPFAKGGKVGLFGGAGVGKTVNMMELIRNIAIEHSGYSVFAGVGERTREGNDFYHEMKDSNVLDKVSLVYGQMNEPPGNRLRVALTGLTMAEKFRDEGRDVLFFVDNIYRYTLAGTEVSALLGRMPSAVGYQPTLAEEMGVLQERITSTKTGSITSVQAVYVPADDLTDPSPATTFAHLDSTVVLSRNIASLGIYPAIDPLDSTSRQLDPLVVGQEHYDVARGVQKTLQRYKELKDIIAILGMDELSEDDKLVVARARKIERFLSQPFHVAEVFNSVPGKFVPLKETIRGFKGILAGEYDHIPEQAFYMAGSIDEVVERANKM; encoded by the coding sequence ATGGCAACGGGAAAAATTGTACAAATCATCGGTGCGGTAATCGATGTTGAGTTTCCACAAGATGCAGTACCAAAAGTTTATGATGCATTAAAAGTTGAAACAGGTTTAACCCTTGAAGTTCAACAACAATTAGGCGGTGGCGTAGTACGCTGTATCGCTCTTGGTACATCTGATGGTTTAAAACGTGGCTTAAAAGTTGAAAATACGAATAAAGCGATTGAAGTACCAGTGGGTACAAAAACACTTGGTCGTATTATGAATGTATTAGGTGAGCCTATTGATGAAGCAGGTCCTATCGGTGAAGAAGAGCGTTGGACGATTCACCGTGCAGCACCAAGTTATGAAGATCAAGCTAACAGCACAGAACTTTTAGAAACTGGGATCAAAGTTATCGACTTGATCGCGCCGTTTGCTAAAGGGGGTAAAGTTGGCTTATTCGGTGGTGCGGGCGTAGGTAAAACCGTAAATATGATGGAGTTAATCCGTAACATCGCAATCGAGCACTCAGGTTACTCTGTATTCGCAGGTGTTGGTGAGCGTACTCGTGAAGGTAACGACTTCTACCACGAGATGAAAGACTCTAACGTATTAGACAAAGTATCACTGGTTTATGGTCAGATGAACGAGCCACCAGGTAACCGTTTACGTGTTGCGTTAACTGGTTTAACCATGGCGGAAAAATTCCGTGATGAAGGTCGTGACGTGTTATTCTTCGTTGATAACATCTATCGTTATACCCTTGCAGGTACAGAAGTATCAGCGTTATTAGGTCGTATGCCATCAGCGGTAGGTTACCAACCAACGCTTGCAGAAGAAATGGGTGTTCTACAAGAACGTATTACGTCAACTAAAACAGGTTCTATCACCTCGGTTCAAGCGGTTTACGTTCCTGCGGATGACTTAACAGACCCATCACCAGCAACAACCTTTGCTCACTTAGACTCAACGGTTGTATTAAGCCGTAACATCGCATCATTGGGTATTTACCCTGCGATCGACCCGCTTGATTCAACATCACGTCAATTAGACCCACTCGTTGTTGGTCAAGAGCATTATGATGTTGCACGTGGCGTACAAAAAACACTTCAACGCTATAAAGAGTTGAAAGACATCATCGCAATTCTTGGTATGGATGAGTTATCAGAAGATGACAAATTAGTGGTTGCTCGTGCGCGTAAAATTGAACGTTTCTTATCACAACCATTCCACGTGGCAGAAGTGTTCAACAGCGTACCAGGTAAATTTGTACCATTAAAAGAAACAATCCGTGGCTTTAAAGGCATTTTAGCAGGCGAATACGACCATATCCCAGAACAAGCGTTCTATATGGCAGGTTCAATTGACGAAGTGGTTGAAAGAGCCAACAAGATGTAA
- the atpG gene encoding F0F1 ATP synthase subunit gamma, with protein sequence MAGAKEIRTKIASVRNTQKITKAMEMVAASKMRKTQERMSASRPYSDAIRKVISHIAKGSIDYKHPFLTEREVKKVGFIVVSTDRGLCGGLNINLFKTVLNELKTRKDKGVDSVLGLVGNKAVSFFQSMGVEVKAQVTGLGDAPAMEDLVGIVNGMINRYRDGEVDEVYIVFNRFVNTMSQKPTVQQLLPLPELEDDNLENKGSWDYIYEPNSKVLLDSLLVRYLESQVYQAIVDNLASEQAARMVAMKAATDNAGNLINELQLVYNKARQASITNELNEIVAGAAAI encoded by the coding sequence ATGGCAGGTGCTAAAGAGATAAGAACCAAAATTGCAAGTGTTCGTAATACACAAAAAATTACCAAAGCGATGGAGATGGTTGCTGCATCTAAAATGCGTAAAACGCAAGAAAGAATGTCTGCATCACGTCCATACTCAGATGCCATTCGTAAGGTAATTAGCCATATTGCCAAAGGAAGTATTGATTATAAACACCCTTTCTTAACTGAACGTGAAGTCAAAAAAGTTGGATTTATTGTTGTTTCAACAGACCGTGGTCTATGCGGTGGCTTAAACATTAATTTATTTAAAACCGTTTTGAATGAATTAAAAACACGTAAAGATAAAGGTGTGGATTCAGTCTTAGGATTGGTTGGAAATAAAGCGGTATCATTTTTCCAATCAATGGGAGTTGAAGTGAAAGCTCAAGTAACGGGCTTAGGCGATGCTCCTGCAATGGAAGATTTAGTTGGTATTGTTAATGGTATGATTAATCGATATCGTGATGGTGAAGTGGACGAAGTCTATATCGTCTTCAACCGCTTTGTAAATACGATGTCACAGAAACCAACAGTTCAACAATTATTACCATTGCCTGAACTTGAAGATGATAACTTAGAGAATAAAGGTTCTTGGGATTATATTTATGAACCAAACTCAAAAGTATTATTAGATAGCTTACTTGTACGCTATTTAGAATCTCAAGTTTATCAAGCGATTGTAGATAATCTTGCTTCTGAACAAGCAGCTCGAATGGTAGCAATGAAAGCAGCAACAGATAACGCAGGTAATTTAATCAATGAGTTACAGTTGGTGTATAACAAAGCTCGTCAAGCAAGTATTACGAATGAATTAAATGAAATTGTCGCGGGTGCCGCAGCAATTTAA
- the atpA gene encoding F0F1 ATP synthase subunit alpha, giving the protein MQLNSTEISELIKKRIAQFNVVSEAQSTGTIVSVSDGVIRIHGLADVMQGEMIALPGNRYAIALNLERDSVGAVVMGPYADLAEGMEVKCTGRILEVPVGRGLLGRVVNTLGQPIDGKGEIENDGFSPIEVIAPGVIDRQSVDQPVQTGYKAVDSMVPIGRGQRELIIGDRQTGKTALAIDAIINQRDSGIKCIYVAIGQKASTISNVVRKLEEHGALQNTIVVVASASESAALQYLAPYAGCAMGEYFRDRGEDALIVYDDLSKQAVAYRQISLLLRRPPGREAYPGDVFYLHSRLLERAARVNADYVERFTNGAVKGQTGSLTALPIIETQAGDVSAFVPTNVISITDGQIFLETSFFNAGIRPAVNPGISVSRVGGSAQTKLVKKLAGGIRTALAQYRELAAFAQFASDLDDATRKQLSHGQKVTELLKQKQFEPMSVAQLGLSLAAAEFGYLDDVEVERVGSFESNLLAYANANYAEFMKDLSKSGDFNDTIKAKLIEILDSFKKNSAW; this is encoded by the coding sequence ATGCAACTAAATTCTACAGAAATTAGTGAATTGATTAAAAAACGTATTGCACAGTTCAATGTGGTCAGTGAAGCACAAAGTACTGGTACAATCGTTTCAGTCAGCGACGGGGTTATTCGTATCCACGGTCTTGCTGATGTAATGCAAGGTGAGATGATTGCATTACCGGGTAATCGTTATGCGATTGCTTTAAACTTAGAAAGAGATTCAGTTGGTGCAGTAGTAATGGGTCCATACGCAGATTTAGCAGAAGGTATGGAAGTGAAATGTACTGGCCGTATTTTAGAAGTACCTGTTGGTCGTGGTTTATTAGGTCGTGTAGTAAACACTTTAGGTCAACCAATCGATGGTAAAGGTGAAATCGAAAATGATGGTTTCTCGCCAATCGAAGTGATTGCACCGGGTGTTATCGACCGTCAATCGGTTGATCAACCTGTTCAGACTGGTTATAAAGCCGTTGACTCAATGGTGCCAATCGGTCGTGGTCAGCGTGAGTTAATCATCGGTGACCGTCAAACAGGTAAAACAGCATTAGCGATTGATGCGATCATTAACCAACGTGATTCAGGTATTAAATGTATCTATGTGGCTATCGGTCAAAAAGCGTCAACCATTTCTAACGTAGTACGTAAATTAGAAGAGCATGGTGCATTACAAAATACTATCGTGGTTGTAGCAAGTGCATCAGAATCTGCTGCATTACAATATTTAGCACCTTATGCTGGTTGTGCAATGGGTGAATACTTCCGTGATCGTGGTGAAGATGCGTTAATCGTTTACGATGATTTATCTAAGCAAGCAGTTGCTTACCGTCAAATTTCATTGTTATTACGTCGCCCACCAGGTCGTGAAGCATATCCAGGTGACGTATTCTATCTACACTCTCGTTTACTTGAGCGTGCTGCGCGTGTAAATGCAGATTACGTAGAACGTTTCACCAATGGAGCAGTAAAAGGTCAAACAGGTTCTTTAACTGCATTACCAATTATTGAAACCCAAGCAGGTGACGTTTCAGCATTCGTTCCAACCAACGTAATTTCAATTACTGATGGTCAGATCTTCTTGGAAACCAGTTTCTTTAACGCAGGTATTCGTCCAGCGGTAAACCCAGGTATTTCGGTATCTCGGGTTGGTGGTTCTGCACAAACTAAACTTGTTAAGAAATTAGCGGGTGGTATCCGTACTGCACTTGCTCAGTACCGTGAATTAGCAGCCTTTGCGCAGTTTGCTTCAGATCTTGATGATGCAACACGTAAGCAACTTTCACACGGTCAAAAAGTAACAGAGTTACTTAAACAGAAACAATTCGAACCAATGTCTGTGGCGCAATTAGGTTTATCACTTGCAGCAGCTGAATTTGGTTATTTAGATGATGTCGAAGTTGAGCGTGTAGGTTCATTTGAATCAAATCTTTTAGCTTATGCAAATGCAAATTATGCTGAGTTTATGAAAGATTTAAGTAAATCAGGCGATTTCAATGACACTATCAAAGCGAAATTAATCGAGATTTTAGATAGTTTCAAAAAGAATAGTGCTTGGTAA
- the atpH gene encoding F0F1 ATP synthase subunit delta, whose amino-acid sequence MSQLTTVARPYAKAAFDFALEQGQLDKWQEMLQFSALVAENEDVQHFIHSSSAATQVADTFIAICGDQLDQYGQNFIRVMAENKRLSALPSVFASFNQIRAEYESVKDVFVTSATPLTKAQEDKIAKAMKQKLNSEVRITTSIDASLIAGVIIRYDDIVIDGSSRGQLNRLSQELCL is encoded by the coding sequence ATGTCACAATTAACAACAGTAGCTCGCCCCTATGCTAAAGCAGCTTTTGATTTTGCTTTAGAACAAGGTCAGTTAGATAAATGGCAGGAAATGTTACAGTTTTCTGCATTGGTTGCTGAAAATGAAGATGTGCAACATTTTATTCATTCATCTTCTGCAGCCACTCAAGTTGCCGATACCTTTATCGCAATTTGCGGTGATCAACTCGATCAATATGGGCAAAATTTCATTCGAGTCATGGCTGAGAATAAGCGTCTTTCGGCGTTACCTTCAGTATTTGCTAGTTTTAATCAAATCCGTGCCGAGTATGAGTCCGTTAAAGATGTGTTCGTTACATCCGCAACACCTTTAACAAAAGCACAGGAAGATAAAATCGCCAAAGCGATGAAACAAAAGCTAAATAGTGAAGTTCGAATTACGACAAGTATCGATGCGTCATTAATTGCAGGCGTCATTATTCGTTACGATGATATTGTCATTGATGGTAGTAGTCGTGGTCAGTTAAATCGTTTGAGCCAAGAGTTGTGCTTGTAA
- the atpF gene encoding F0F1 ATP synthase subunit B — protein sequence MNLNATLIGQLIAFALFVWFCMKFVWPPLIKAIETRQANIADALASAEKAKQEQADTKVLVEQELAKAREEAQHIIDLATKRRNEILESVQAEAEAEKAKIIEQGYAEVENERRRVQEELRQKVAALAVAGAEKIVGRSVDAAANNDIIDKLVAEL from the coding sequence GTGAACTTAAATGCAACACTAATAGGCCAACTGATTGCATTCGCACTATTTGTGTGGTTCTGTATGAAGTTTGTATGGCCACCGCTTATTAAAGCGATTGAAACGCGTCAAGCAAATATTGCAGACGCTCTTGCAAGTGCTGAGAAAGCGAAGCAAGAACAAGCTGATACTAAAGTTTTAGTTGAGCAAGAGCTCGCTAAAGCTCGTGAAGAAGCGCAACATATCATTGATTTAGCAACAAAACGTCGCAATGAAATTTTAGAATCTGTGCAAGCAGAAGCTGAAGCCGAGAAAGCGAAAATTATTGAGCAAGGTTACGCAGAAGTGGAAAACGAACGTCGCCGTGTTCAAGAAGAGCTTCGTCAAAAAGTGGCTGCATTGGCGGTTGCTGGTGCAGAGAAAATTGTGGGTCGTTCTGTTGATGCAGCGGCAAACAATGACATCATTGATAAGCTAGTTGCAGAATTATAA